In Pelmatolapia mariae isolate MD_Pm_ZW linkage group LG8, Pm_UMD_F_2, whole genome shotgun sequence, one genomic interval encodes:
- the LOC134632744 gene encoding glucose-induced degradation protein 4 homolog: MPVPAGYLSDSTAAAFTSSASLIPPPPINTQQPGVVTSLLYSGSKFRGHQKSKGNSYDVEVVLQHVTMEDSYLCGYLKIKGLTEEYPTLTTFFAGEIISRKRPFLTRKWDADEDVDRKHWGKFQAFYQYAKTFNSDDFDYEDLKNSDYIFMRWKEQFLVPDHTIKDISGASFAGFYYICFQKSTATIEGYYYHRSSEWYQSLNLTHVPEHSAAIYEFR; encoded by the exons ATGCCTGTCCCTGCTGGATACCTCAGCGACTCCACCGCCGCGGCCTTCACATCCTCGGCCTCACTTATCCCGCCGCCCCCGATAAACACGCAGCAGCCCGGTGTTGTCACTTCGCTCCTGTACAGCGGTTCCAAATTCAGAGGCCACCAGAAAAGCAAAGGAAACTCTTATGACGTGGAGGTTGTTTTGCAG caTGTGACCATGGAGGATTCCTACTTATGTGGCTACCTGAAGATAAAAGGACTAACAGAG GAATATCCAACACTGACCACTTTCTTTGCTGGAGAGATCATCAGTAGGAAACGGCCATTTCTCACTCGGAAATGGGATGCGGATGAGGATGTGGATCGTAAGCACTGG GGCAAGTTCCAGGCCTTCTACCAGTATGCAAAGACATTCAACTCTGACGATTTTGACTACGAGGATCTGAAGAACTCTGACTATATTTTCATGAGGTGGAAG GAACAGTTTTTAGTCCCTGACCACACAATTAAGGACATCAGCGGCGCTTCCTTTGCGGGATTCTACTACATCTGCTTCCAGAAATCCACAGCAACAATTGAGGGCTACTACTACCACAGGAGCTCCGAATG